GAAACCAACCCGGAGGGTGGCGGTCCCCACGTGTGGGTGCCGATCAAGACCCGCTGGGAGGTCCGCGATACCCTCGTGTTGCTGATTGACCCCAAGAGCGACAACCTTCCCTACAGCCACAAGATCGTGTTTATTGACGCCGAAACCTACTGGACGCTGTGGATGTTTGCCTTTGACCGCCGGGACGACCAGCTGCTGCGGCTGAGCCACCACTTTCTGAAGTATTCGGAGAGTTATGCCCACGAGACCGCCATGCAGGCGCCCTATCTCACCCAGGACTTCTCCAATAACGTCGGCCACCATGTCTTCACTCATGTCG
The Desulfurellaceae bacterium genome window above contains:
- a CDS encoding DUF1329 domain-containing protein, producing ETNPEGGGPHVWVPIKTRWEVRDTLVLLIDPKSDNLPYSHKIVFIDAETYWTLWMFAFDRRDDQLLRLSHHFLKYSESYAHETAMQAPYLTQDFSNNVGHHVFTHVGETDINAKKPHATYMHCYVMKRTFSAGRAKQFYSLRNMVSGRR